One Oncorhynchus keta strain PuntledgeMale-10-30-2019 chromosome 11, Oket_V2, whole genome shotgun sequence DNA window includes the following coding sequences:
- the stk36 gene encoding serine/threonine-protein kinase 36 isoform X1, with protein sequence MDLYHVLEMIGEGSFGRVYKGRKKFSGQVVALKFIPKVGRSEKELRNLKREIDIMRGLEHPNIVLLLDSFETEREVVVVTEYAEGELFQILEDDGNLPESQVRDIACQLVSALYYLHSHRILHRDMKPQNILLGKGGVVKLCDFGFARAMSVSTLVLTSIKGTPLYMSPELVEEKPYDHTADLWSLGCILYELHTGAPPFYTNSIFQLVQLIVRDPVKWPDTMSQTCMTFLKGLLTKDPQKRLSWPHLLKHPFVADGVLVLSDPVVSSPLTVAASPDLQVLKLQQAVQKAAPHGGEGRLLRKAREQRDKRNRQVGNGKTESSSRALSRTAPVVKPLSSDSLVAPSDGLDQDLSQLTANLSLTPKQSTIEISTNRGFPRVPSRGQISRDYEQEFPSVEVGPRQALRRPETQERGQARTSLSAVRLHSQDVDSDEEWERLIQQTSVSSGQTIQIIPRLKEKLLTSKTLLLDGILEGACQIRQPLKVLSNLILTSDSEDSHRLRQEVGLPHFLFNLVQDIVENPVVIKQPWSVTVLGEVIVLLLNYWEKHRDWQQAENRLEDYAMPFFKILLRPDPNPLAPLAAAILAIFSQCGVSVVVSMDRITAQLNKLLSDSDEPRVPLPSGWGFCDGFLSLVLHTLTEHESPPHSASLDPSILRLLWVKVGTSLEKTSARTKFCSSNGLYVFLSLALFVLTRDPYCCVPLFSDSDTNCILTLGHLLTTDCVSRPSDETHGQLWGCDSSVNSLSVLSCHLLCFPFALDLSSETMDRLLQLYHSAGIVSGLLQVIQSVPPSLLELPLSLLCRLLLCDPGRSVPCFTAAARAQGFFSPPSSDPKEDRRDQAPASRVRDQAGHPVSVSRTASSLLSDLLKPESEALWGSAVELFTLLSQVARCSPRSRPSTPHLYLDPAPLHQALAHPDDRVRAAACSLLGNLDPFTPHTPPSTSDPQWTRLQPAILRDIIGCLHDPSTSVRRMACKAVGNWLGLIGKTEFRTRRANGRENSSAPITARDRKKGKPDKTVSSQSLVGDGGDSSTTLKQQVADQGDGRGWVAEANWATTELLSLIADPDALTRRHCCAALGNMAAVEGGVASLLEGDVPLLLLQAACTDSQHTVQQAAVATLSLYSQQDALRQALLSLDAREKLRQASQHVAPPQCDYCQIIKLL encoded by the exons ATGGACTTGTATCACGTTTTGGAGATGATAGGAGAGGGCTCGTTTGGACGAGTGTATAAAGGACGTAAAAAGTTCAGTGGCCAA GTCGTGGCACTTAAGTTTATCCCCAAGGTGGGCCGTTCTGAGAAGGAGCTGCGCAATCTCAAAAGGGAAATTGACATCATGAGGGGACTTGAACATCCGAACATTGTCCTGCTCTTAGACAGCTTTGAGACCGAAAGAGAG GTTGTTGTTGTGACAGAGTATGCAGAGGGAGAGTTGTTCCAGATCCTTGAAGATGATGGTAACTTACCAGAGAGCCAG GTCCGTGATATTGCCTGCCAGCTGGTCTCTGCCTTGTATTATTTGCATTCCCATCGGATTCTCCACCGTGACATGAAACCACAGAACATTCTGCTGGGTAAAGGAGGGGTGGTGAAGCTGTGTGATTTTGG ATTTGCTAGAGCAATGAGTGTGTCCACCCTGGTCCTGACCTCCATCAAGGGGACGCCCCTCTACATGTCCCCAGAACTGGTAGAAGAGAAGCCCTACGACCACACAGCCGACCTCTGGTCTCTGGGCTGCATCCTCTATGAGCTCCACACGGGGGCGCCACCCTTCTACACCAACTCCATCTTTCAGTTGGTCCAGCTCATAGTCAGAGACCCGGTCAAGTGGCCGGACACCATGAGCCAGACCTGCATG ACTTTCCTGAAAGGTTTGTTGACCAAAGACCCACAGAAGAGGTTGTCATGGCCACACCTCCTAAAACACCCATTTGTTGCTGATGGAGTTCTAG TTCTCTCAGACCCCGTTGTGTCCAGCCCGCTAACAGTGGCCGCCAGCCCAGACCTGCAGGTGCTGAAACTCCAGCAGGCAGTACAGAAAGCAGCGCCACatggtggagaggggaggttaCTGCGCAAGGCCAGGGAACAGAGGGACAAGAGgaacagacag GTGGGAAACGGAAAAACTGAATCATCTAGTCGGGCACTTTCAAGGACAGCCCCTGTAGTGAAGCCCCTGTCCAGTGACAGCCTGGTGGCTCCCTCAGATGGTTTGGATCAAGATCTGTCACAATTAACCGCCAATCTGAGCCTTACCCCAAAACAGTCTACCATTGAGATTTCCACTAACAG GGGTTTCCCCCGTGTCCCCAGCAGGGGTCAGATCAGCCGGGACTACGAACAGGAGTTCCCCTCTGTGGAGGTTGGGCCCCGACAGGCCCTGAGGCGACCTGAGACTCAGGAGCGGGGCCAGGCCAGGACCAGCCTGAGTGCTGTGAGGCTCCACAGCCAG GATGttgacagtgatgaggagtgGGAGAGGTTGATCCAGCAGACCTCCGTTTCCAGCGGCCAAACCATACAAATCATACCTCGATTGAAAGAGAAGTTGCTGACATCCAAAACCCTG CTATTGGATGGTATCCTGGAGGGGGCATGTCAGATCCGTCAGCCACTGAAGGTCCTGTCCAACCTGATCTTGACCTCCGACTCAGAGGACTCCCATCGACTTAGACAGGAAGTTGGACTACCTCATTTCCTGTTCAACCTAGTCCAGGATATTGTGGAGAATCCAGTGGTCATTAAG CAACCATGGAGTGTGACAGTACTGGGGGAAGTCATTGTTCTACTCTTGAACTATTGGGAGAAGCACCGTGACTGGCAACAAGCAGAGAACAG ACTGGAAGATTACGCCATGCCCTTTTTCAAGATTCTTCTTCGGCCTGACCCTAACCCATTGGCA CCTCTGGCTGCAGCCATTCTGGCCATATTCAGCCAGTGTGGAGTCTCTGTGGTTGTTAGCATGGACAGGATCACTGCCCAGCTCAACAAGCTTCTCTCAGACTCCGATGAG CCACGCGTCCCGTTACCATCAGGCTGGGGGTTCTGTGATGGCTTCTTGTCATTGGTTCTCCACACCCTAACTGAG CATGAAAGTCCTCCACACTCTGCTTCTTTGGATCCAAGCATTCTGCGCCTCCTGTGGGTGAAAGTTGGTACTTCACTGGAGAAAACATCAGCCAGAACAAAGTTCTGCTCCTCAAATG GACTGTATGTGTTCCTGTCCCTCGCCCTTTTTGTCCTTACCAGGGACCCGTACTGCTGTGTTCCCCTGTTCTCAGACAGCGACACAAACTGCATACTCACCCTGGGCCACCTGCTCACCACTGATTG TGTTTCCAGGCCGTCTGACGAGACTCACGGCCAGCTTTGGGGTTGTGACTCCAGTGTGAACAGCCTATCAGTGTTGAGCTGCCACCTGCTGTGTTTCCCCTTTGCCCTGGACCTGTCCTCAGAGACCATGGACAGACTACTCCAGCTGTACCACAGTGCTGGCATTGTCTCTGGCCTGCTGCAG GTTATCCAGTccgttcctccatctctcctggaactgcctctctctctgctatgtCGCCTACTGCTGTGTGACCCCGGCCGCTCTGTCCCCTGCTTCACAGCCGCCGCCAGGGCCCAAGGCTTCTTCTCTCCACCCAGCAGTGACCCCAAGGAGGATAGAAGAGACCAGGCCCCAGCCTCCAGGGTCAGGGACCAGGCTGGGCACCCAGTGTCTGTATCTAGGACTGCCAGCTCCCTTCTCTCTGACCTGCTAAAGCCTGAAAGTGAAGCCCTGTGGGGGTCGGCCGTAGAGCTCTTCACCCTACTATCCCAGGTTGCCCGCTGCTCCCCCAGGTCCCGACCCTCCACCCCTCATCTCTACCTGGATCCTGCTCCCCTGCACCAGGCCCTGGCTCACCCAGACGACAGGGTCAGAGCTGCTGCCTGTAGCCTGCTAGGTAACCTGGACCCGTTTACACCTCAtactcctccctccaccagtgACCCACAATGGACCCGGCTGCAACCCGCCATCCTCAGAGACATAATTGGCTGTCTCCACGACCCCTCCACGTCTGTACGGAGGATGGCCTGCAAGGCCGTGGGCAATTGGCTGGGGCTTATTGGAAAGACAGAGTTTAGAACACGGCGAGCCAatgggagagagaacagtagtgCCCCTATTACTGCCCGGGACAGGAAGAAGGGCAAGCCAGACAAGACTGTGTCCTCCCAGTCCCTGGTAGGAGACGGAGGAGACTCATCCACAACActcaaacagcaagtagcagACCAGGGGGATGGACGTGGATGGGTCGCGGAAGCCAATTGGGCAACAACTGAGCTACTCTCCCTCATAGCGGACCCTGATGCCCTGACGCGCCGCCACTGCTGCGCTGCCCTGGGCAACATGGCTGCTGTGGAAGGGGGTGTGGCCTCACTGCTGGAGGGAGACGTGCCCCTTCTCCTCCTACAGGCCGCCTGTACCGACTCCCAGCATACAGTCCAACAAGCGGCTGTCGCTACCCTGAGCTTATACAGCCAACAGGATGCACTACGACAG GCTCTGCTGTCCCTTGATGCACGTGAGAAACTTCGTCAGGCTTCACAGCATGTCGCACCTCCACAGTGTGACTACTGTCAGATCATCAAGCTGCTATGA
- the stk36 gene encoding serine/threonine-protein kinase 36 isoform X2 — MDLYHVLEMIGEGSFGRVYKGRKKFSGQVVALKFIPKVGRSEKELRNLKREIDIMRGLEHPNIVLLLDSFETEREVVVVTEYAEGELFQILEDDGNLPESQVRDIACQLVSALYYLHSHRILHRDMKPQNILLGKGGVVKLCDFGFARAMSVSTLVLTSIKGTPLYMSPELVEEKPYDHTADLWSLGCILYELHTGAPPFYTNSIFQLVQLIVRDPVKWPDTMSQTCMTFLKGLLTKDPQKRLSWPHLLKHPFVADGVLVLSDPVVSSPLTVAASPDLQVLKLQQAVQKAAPHGGEGRLLRKAREQRDKRNRQVGNGKTESSSRALSRTAPVVKPLSSDSLVAPSDGLDQDLSQLTANLSLTPKQSTIEISTNSRGQISRDYEQEFPSVEVGPRQALRRPETQERGQARTSLSAVRLHSQDVDSDEEWERLIQQTSVSSGQTIQIIPRLKEKLLTSKTLLLDGILEGACQIRQPLKVLSNLILTSDSEDSHRLRQEVGLPHFLFNLVQDIVENPVVIKQPWSVTVLGEVIVLLLNYWEKHRDWQQAENRLEDYAMPFFKILLRPDPNPLAPLAAAILAIFSQCGVSVVVSMDRITAQLNKLLSDSDEPRVPLPSGWGFCDGFLSLVLHTLTEHESPPHSASLDPSILRLLWVKVGTSLEKTSARTKFCSSNGLYVFLSLALFVLTRDPYCCVPLFSDSDTNCILTLGHLLTTDCVSRPSDETHGQLWGCDSSVNSLSVLSCHLLCFPFALDLSSETMDRLLQLYHSAGIVSGLLQVIQSVPPSLLELPLSLLCRLLLCDPGRSVPCFTAAARAQGFFSPPSSDPKEDRRDQAPASRVRDQAGHPVSVSRTASSLLSDLLKPESEALWGSAVELFTLLSQVARCSPRSRPSTPHLYLDPAPLHQALAHPDDRVRAAACSLLGNLDPFTPHTPPSTSDPQWTRLQPAILRDIIGCLHDPSTSVRRMACKAVGNWLGLIGKTEFRTRRANGRENSSAPITARDRKKGKPDKTVSSQSLVGDGGDSSTTLKQQVADQGDGRGWVAEANWATTELLSLIADPDALTRRHCCAALGNMAAVEGGVASLLEGDVPLLLLQAACTDSQHTVQQAAVATLSLYSQQDALRQALLSLDAREKLRQASQHVAPPQCDYCQIIKLL; from the exons ATGGACTTGTATCACGTTTTGGAGATGATAGGAGAGGGCTCGTTTGGACGAGTGTATAAAGGACGTAAAAAGTTCAGTGGCCAA GTCGTGGCACTTAAGTTTATCCCCAAGGTGGGCCGTTCTGAGAAGGAGCTGCGCAATCTCAAAAGGGAAATTGACATCATGAGGGGACTTGAACATCCGAACATTGTCCTGCTCTTAGACAGCTTTGAGACCGAAAGAGAG GTTGTTGTTGTGACAGAGTATGCAGAGGGAGAGTTGTTCCAGATCCTTGAAGATGATGGTAACTTACCAGAGAGCCAG GTCCGTGATATTGCCTGCCAGCTGGTCTCTGCCTTGTATTATTTGCATTCCCATCGGATTCTCCACCGTGACATGAAACCACAGAACATTCTGCTGGGTAAAGGAGGGGTGGTGAAGCTGTGTGATTTTGG ATTTGCTAGAGCAATGAGTGTGTCCACCCTGGTCCTGACCTCCATCAAGGGGACGCCCCTCTACATGTCCCCAGAACTGGTAGAAGAGAAGCCCTACGACCACACAGCCGACCTCTGGTCTCTGGGCTGCATCCTCTATGAGCTCCACACGGGGGCGCCACCCTTCTACACCAACTCCATCTTTCAGTTGGTCCAGCTCATAGTCAGAGACCCGGTCAAGTGGCCGGACACCATGAGCCAGACCTGCATG ACTTTCCTGAAAGGTTTGTTGACCAAAGACCCACAGAAGAGGTTGTCATGGCCACACCTCCTAAAACACCCATTTGTTGCTGATGGAGTTCTAG TTCTCTCAGACCCCGTTGTGTCCAGCCCGCTAACAGTGGCCGCCAGCCCAGACCTGCAGGTGCTGAAACTCCAGCAGGCAGTACAGAAAGCAGCGCCACatggtggagaggggaggttaCTGCGCAAGGCCAGGGAACAGAGGGACAAGAGgaacagacag GTGGGAAACGGAAAAACTGAATCATCTAGTCGGGCACTTTCAAGGACAGCCCCTGTAGTGAAGCCCCTGTCCAGTGACAGCCTGGTGGCTCCCTCAGATGGTTTGGATCAAGATCTGTCACAATTAACCGCCAATCTGAGCCTTACCCCAAAACAGTCTACCATTGAGATTTCCACTAACAG CAGGGGTCAGATCAGCCGGGACTACGAACAGGAGTTCCCCTCTGTGGAGGTTGGGCCCCGACAGGCCCTGAGGCGACCTGAGACTCAGGAGCGGGGCCAGGCCAGGACCAGCCTGAGTGCTGTGAGGCTCCACAGCCAG GATGttgacagtgatgaggagtgGGAGAGGTTGATCCAGCAGACCTCCGTTTCCAGCGGCCAAACCATACAAATCATACCTCGATTGAAAGAGAAGTTGCTGACATCCAAAACCCTG CTATTGGATGGTATCCTGGAGGGGGCATGTCAGATCCGTCAGCCACTGAAGGTCCTGTCCAACCTGATCTTGACCTCCGACTCAGAGGACTCCCATCGACTTAGACAGGAAGTTGGACTACCTCATTTCCTGTTCAACCTAGTCCAGGATATTGTGGAGAATCCAGTGGTCATTAAG CAACCATGGAGTGTGACAGTACTGGGGGAAGTCATTGTTCTACTCTTGAACTATTGGGAGAAGCACCGTGACTGGCAACAAGCAGAGAACAG ACTGGAAGATTACGCCATGCCCTTTTTCAAGATTCTTCTTCGGCCTGACCCTAACCCATTGGCA CCTCTGGCTGCAGCCATTCTGGCCATATTCAGCCAGTGTGGAGTCTCTGTGGTTGTTAGCATGGACAGGATCACTGCCCAGCTCAACAAGCTTCTCTCAGACTCCGATGAG CCACGCGTCCCGTTACCATCAGGCTGGGGGTTCTGTGATGGCTTCTTGTCATTGGTTCTCCACACCCTAACTGAG CATGAAAGTCCTCCACACTCTGCTTCTTTGGATCCAAGCATTCTGCGCCTCCTGTGGGTGAAAGTTGGTACTTCACTGGAGAAAACATCAGCCAGAACAAAGTTCTGCTCCTCAAATG GACTGTATGTGTTCCTGTCCCTCGCCCTTTTTGTCCTTACCAGGGACCCGTACTGCTGTGTTCCCCTGTTCTCAGACAGCGACACAAACTGCATACTCACCCTGGGCCACCTGCTCACCACTGATTG TGTTTCCAGGCCGTCTGACGAGACTCACGGCCAGCTTTGGGGTTGTGACTCCAGTGTGAACAGCCTATCAGTGTTGAGCTGCCACCTGCTGTGTTTCCCCTTTGCCCTGGACCTGTCCTCAGAGACCATGGACAGACTACTCCAGCTGTACCACAGTGCTGGCATTGTCTCTGGCCTGCTGCAG GTTATCCAGTccgttcctccatctctcctggaactgcctctctctctgctatgtCGCCTACTGCTGTGTGACCCCGGCCGCTCTGTCCCCTGCTTCACAGCCGCCGCCAGGGCCCAAGGCTTCTTCTCTCCACCCAGCAGTGACCCCAAGGAGGATAGAAGAGACCAGGCCCCAGCCTCCAGGGTCAGGGACCAGGCTGGGCACCCAGTGTCTGTATCTAGGACTGCCAGCTCCCTTCTCTCTGACCTGCTAAAGCCTGAAAGTGAAGCCCTGTGGGGGTCGGCCGTAGAGCTCTTCACCCTACTATCCCAGGTTGCCCGCTGCTCCCCCAGGTCCCGACCCTCCACCCCTCATCTCTACCTGGATCCTGCTCCCCTGCACCAGGCCCTGGCTCACCCAGACGACAGGGTCAGAGCTGCTGCCTGTAGCCTGCTAGGTAACCTGGACCCGTTTACACCTCAtactcctccctccaccagtgACCCACAATGGACCCGGCTGCAACCCGCCATCCTCAGAGACATAATTGGCTGTCTCCACGACCCCTCCACGTCTGTACGGAGGATGGCCTGCAAGGCCGTGGGCAATTGGCTGGGGCTTATTGGAAAGACAGAGTTTAGAACACGGCGAGCCAatgggagagagaacagtagtgCCCCTATTACTGCCCGGGACAGGAAGAAGGGCAAGCCAGACAAGACTGTGTCCTCCCAGTCCCTGGTAGGAGACGGAGGAGACTCATCCACAACActcaaacagcaagtagcagACCAGGGGGATGGACGTGGATGGGTCGCGGAAGCCAATTGGGCAACAACTGAGCTACTCTCCCTCATAGCGGACCCTGATGCCCTGACGCGCCGCCACTGCTGCGCTGCCCTGGGCAACATGGCTGCTGTGGAAGGGGGTGTGGCCTCACTGCTGGAGGGAGACGTGCCCCTTCTCCTCCTACAGGCCGCCTGTACCGACTCCCAGCATACAGTCCAACAAGCGGCTGTCGCTACCCTGAGCTTATACAGCCAACAGGATGCACTACGACAG GCTCTGCTGTCCCTTGATGCACGTGAGAAACTTCGTCAGGCTTCACAGCATGTCGCACCTCCACAGTGTGACTACTGTCAGATCATCAAGCTGCTATGA
- the stk36 gene encoding serine/threonine-protein kinase 36 isoform X3, translating into MDLYHVLEMIGEGSFGRVYKGRKKFSGQVVALKFIPKVGRSEKELRNLKREIDIMRGLEHPNIVLLLDSFETEREVVVVTEYAEGELFQILEDDGNLPESQVRDIACQLVSALYYLHSHRILHRDMKPQNILLGKGGVVKLCDFGFARAMSVSTLVLTSIKGTPLYMSPELVEEKPYDHTADLWSLGCILYELHTGAPPFYTNSIFQLVQLIVRDPVKWPDTMSQTCMTFLKGLLTKDPQKRLSWPHLLKHPFVADGVLVLSDPVVSSPLTVAASPDLQVLKLQQAVQKAAPHGGEGRLLRKAREQRDKRNRQVGNGKTESSSRALSRTAPVVKPLSSDSLVAPSDGLDQDLSQLTANLSLTPKQSTIEISTNRGQISRDYEQEFPSVEVGPRQALRRPETQERGQARTSLSAVRLHSQDVDSDEEWERLIQQTSVSSGQTIQIIPRLKEKLLTSKTLLLDGILEGACQIRQPLKVLSNLILTSDSEDSHRLRQEVGLPHFLFNLVQDIVENPVVIKQPWSVTVLGEVIVLLLNYWEKHRDWQQAENRLEDYAMPFFKILLRPDPNPLAPLAAAILAIFSQCGVSVVVSMDRITAQLNKLLSDSDEPRVPLPSGWGFCDGFLSLVLHTLTEHESPPHSASLDPSILRLLWVKVGTSLEKTSARTKFCSSNGLYVFLSLALFVLTRDPYCCVPLFSDSDTNCILTLGHLLTTDCVSRPSDETHGQLWGCDSSVNSLSVLSCHLLCFPFALDLSSETMDRLLQLYHSAGIVSGLLQVIQSVPPSLLELPLSLLCRLLLCDPGRSVPCFTAAARAQGFFSPPSSDPKEDRRDQAPASRVRDQAGHPVSVSRTASSLLSDLLKPESEALWGSAVELFTLLSQVARCSPRSRPSTPHLYLDPAPLHQALAHPDDRVRAAACSLLGNLDPFTPHTPPSTSDPQWTRLQPAILRDIIGCLHDPSTSVRRMACKAVGNWLGLIGKTEFRTRRANGRENSSAPITARDRKKGKPDKTVSSQSLVGDGGDSSTTLKQQVADQGDGRGWVAEANWATTELLSLIADPDALTRRHCCAALGNMAAVEGGVASLLEGDVPLLLLQAACTDSQHTVQQAAVATLSLYSQQDALRQALLSLDAREKLRQASQHVAPPQCDYCQIIKLL; encoded by the exons ATGGACTTGTATCACGTTTTGGAGATGATAGGAGAGGGCTCGTTTGGACGAGTGTATAAAGGACGTAAAAAGTTCAGTGGCCAA GTCGTGGCACTTAAGTTTATCCCCAAGGTGGGCCGTTCTGAGAAGGAGCTGCGCAATCTCAAAAGGGAAATTGACATCATGAGGGGACTTGAACATCCGAACATTGTCCTGCTCTTAGACAGCTTTGAGACCGAAAGAGAG GTTGTTGTTGTGACAGAGTATGCAGAGGGAGAGTTGTTCCAGATCCTTGAAGATGATGGTAACTTACCAGAGAGCCAG GTCCGTGATATTGCCTGCCAGCTGGTCTCTGCCTTGTATTATTTGCATTCCCATCGGATTCTCCACCGTGACATGAAACCACAGAACATTCTGCTGGGTAAAGGAGGGGTGGTGAAGCTGTGTGATTTTGG ATTTGCTAGAGCAATGAGTGTGTCCACCCTGGTCCTGACCTCCATCAAGGGGACGCCCCTCTACATGTCCCCAGAACTGGTAGAAGAGAAGCCCTACGACCACACAGCCGACCTCTGGTCTCTGGGCTGCATCCTCTATGAGCTCCACACGGGGGCGCCACCCTTCTACACCAACTCCATCTTTCAGTTGGTCCAGCTCATAGTCAGAGACCCGGTCAAGTGGCCGGACACCATGAGCCAGACCTGCATG ACTTTCCTGAAAGGTTTGTTGACCAAAGACCCACAGAAGAGGTTGTCATGGCCACACCTCCTAAAACACCCATTTGTTGCTGATGGAGTTCTAG TTCTCTCAGACCCCGTTGTGTCCAGCCCGCTAACAGTGGCCGCCAGCCCAGACCTGCAGGTGCTGAAACTCCAGCAGGCAGTACAGAAAGCAGCGCCACatggtggagaggggaggttaCTGCGCAAGGCCAGGGAACAGAGGGACAAGAGgaacagacag GTGGGAAACGGAAAAACTGAATCATCTAGTCGGGCACTTTCAAGGACAGCCCCTGTAGTGAAGCCCCTGTCCAGTGACAGCCTGGTGGCTCCCTCAGATGGTTTGGATCAAGATCTGTCACAATTAACCGCCAATCTGAGCCTTACCCCAAAACAGTCTACCATTGAGATTTCCACTAACAG GGGTCAGATCAGCCGGGACTACGAACAGGAGTTCCCCTCTGTGGAGGTTGGGCCCCGACAGGCCCTGAGGCGACCTGAGACTCAGGAGCGGGGCCAGGCCAGGACCAGCCTGAGTGCTGTGAGGCTCCACAGCCAG GATGttgacagtgatgaggagtgGGAGAGGTTGATCCAGCAGACCTCCGTTTCCAGCGGCCAAACCATACAAATCATACCTCGATTGAAAGAGAAGTTGCTGACATCCAAAACCCTG CTATTGGATGGTATCCTGGAGGGGGCATGTCAGATCCGTCAGCCACTGAAGGTCCTGTCCAACCTGATCTTGACCTCCGACTCAGAGGACTCCCATCGACTTAGACAGGAAGTTGGACTACCTCATTTCCTGTTCAACCTAGTCCAGGATATTGTGGAGAATCCAGTGGTCATTAAG CAACCATGGAGTGTGACAGTACTGGGGGAAGTCATTGTTCTACTCTTGAACTATTGGGAGAAGCACCGTGACTGGCAACAAGCAGAGAACAG ACTGGAAGATTACGCCATGCCCTTTTTCAAGATTCTTCTTCGGCCTGACCCTAACCCATTGGCA CCTCTGGCTGCAGCCATTCTGGCCATATTCAGCCAGTGTGGAGTCTCTGTGGTTGTTAGCATGGACAGGATCACTGCCCAGCTCAACAAGCTTCTCTCAGACTCCGATGAG CCACGCGTCCCGTTACCATCAGGCTGGGGGTTCTGTGATGGCTTCTTGTCATTGGTTCTCCACACCCTAACTGAG CATGAAAGTCCTCCACACTCTGCTTCTTTGGATCCAAGCATTCTGCGCCTCCTGTGGGTGAAAGTTGGTACTTCACTGGAGAAAACATCAGCCAGAACAAAGTTCTGCTCCTCAAATG GACTGTATGTGTTCCTGTCCCTCGCCCTTTTTGTCCTTACCAGGGACCCGTACTGCTGTGTTCCCCTGTTCTCAGACAGCGACACAAACTGCATACTCACCCTGGGCCACCTGCTCACCACTGATTG TGTTTCCAGGCCGTCTGACGAGACTCACGGCCAGCTTTGGGGTTGTGACTCCAGTGTGAACAGCCTATCAGTGTTGAGCTGCCACCTGCTGTGTTTCCCCTTTGCCCTGGACCTGTCCTCAGAGACCATGGACAGACTACTCCAGCTGTACCACAGTGCTGGCATTGTCTCTGGCCTGCTGCAG GTTATCCAGTccgttcctccatctctcctggaactgcctctctctctgctatgtCGCCTACTGCTGTGTGACCCCGGCCGCTCTGTCCCCTGCTTCACAGCCGCCGCCAGGGCCCAAGGCTTCTTCTCTCCACCCAGCAGTGACCCCAAGGAGGATAGAAGAGACCAGGCCCCAGCCTCCAGGGTCAGGGACCAGGCTGGGCACCCAGTGTCTGTATCTAGGACTGCCAGCTCCCTTCTCTCTGACCTGCTAAAGCCTGAAAGTGAAGCCCTGTGGGGGTCGGCCGTAGAGCTCTTCACCCTACTATCCCAGGTTGCCCGCTGCTCCCCCAGGTCCCGACCCTCCACCCCTCATCTCTACCTGGATCCTGCTCCCCTGCACCAGGCCCTGGCTCACCCAGACGACAGGGTCAGAGCTGCTGCCTGTAGCCTGCTAGGTAACCTGGACCCGTTTACACCTCAtactcctccctccaccagtgACCCACAATGGACCCGGCTGCAACCCGCCATCCTCAGAGACATAATTGGCTGTCTCCACGACCCCTCCACGTCTGTACGGAGGATGGCCTGCAAGGCCGTGGGCAATTGGCTGGGGCTTATTGGAAAGACAGAGTTTAGAACACGGCGAGCCAatgggagagagaacagtagtgCCCCTATTACTGCCCGGGACAGGAAGAAGGGCAAGCCAGACAAGACTGTGTCCTCCCAGTCCCTGGTAGGAGACGGAGGAGACTCATCCACAACActcaaacagcaagtagcagACCAGGGGGATGGACGTGGATGGGTCGCGGAAGCCAATTGGGCAACAACTGAGCTACTCTCCCTCATAGCGGACCCTGATGCCCTGACGCGCCGCCACTGCTGCGCTGCCCTGGGCAACATGGCTGCTGTGGAAGGGGGTGTGGCCTCACTGCTGGAGGGAGACGTGCCCCTTCTCCTCCTACAGGCCGCCTGTACCGACTCCCAGCATACAGTCCAACAAGCGGCTGTCGCTACCCTGAGCTTATACAGCCAACAGGATGCACTACGACAG GCTCTGCTGTCCCTTGATGCACGTGAGAAACTTCGTCAGGCTTCACAGCATGTCGCACCTCCACAGTGTGACTACTGTCAGATCATCAAGCTGCTATGA